In the Maribacter sp. MJ134 genome, one interval contains:
- the arsC gene encoding arsenate reductase (glutaredoxin) (This arsenate reductase requires both glutathione and glutaredoxin to convert arsenate to arsenite, after which the efflux transporter formed by ArsA and ArsB can extrude the arsenite from the cell, providing resistance.), with protein MIKIYHNPRCRKSREGLAAVEKSGKEFEVVKYLENIPSKEELREVINCLGIKPESLVRKNEAVWKENYRNRLLSDEEVLNAMIAHPKLIERPIVISNGTAVIGRPLSNIEDFLA; from the coding sequence ATGATTAAAATATATCACAATCCTAGATGTAGAAAATCCAGGGAAGGATTGGCCGCGGTCGAAAAATCTGGCAAGGAGTTTGAAGTAGTAAAATATTTAGAGAACATTCCTTCTAAAGAAGAATTACGGGAAGTTATAAATTGCCTAGGTATAAAACCAGAAAGTCTGGTGCGTAAAAACGAAGCGGTTTGGAAAGAGAACTATAGAAATAGATTACTTTCTGACGAAGAAGTCTTAAATGCCATGATTGCACATCCTAAGCTTATTGAGAGACCTATAGTCATTAGTAACGGAACTGCGGTAATCGGTAGACCACTATCGAATATTGAAGATTTTCTTGCCTAA
- a CDS encoding TonB-dependent receptor domain-containing protein: MKNIFLLLLLLCITSINGQRQGGNKGQRPSPITITGKVIDQETSQPLEYATFVLQSIRNPDKITGGITDIDGIFNVETPPGKYNLSIEYIGYKTYKSANQEITKNTDIGTVKLQVSAAQLEGVEIVAEKTTVEVRLDKKVYNVGKDLTNSGATISDALDNIPSVTVDVDGAVALRGNGNVRILINGRPSALAGFGSTDALRQLPADAIEKVEVITSPSARYDAEGTAGILNIVLKKEKTRGVNGTINTTVGFPAAASLTANLNLRKEKYNLFTTLGYSYREPPGNGFADNTYFSDASEFDRIIEERDINRINSGFNLNLGVEYFLTETSSITASAFARTNDGEDITENIATGFVAAEINRIALRVEDEQEEEKSAQFSLNYNNDFNTEGHKLTVDLQLSYDEEFKPTPITENQIFPSTAPIANLNIEELELQNEYLAQVDYVLPMGDAQFEAGYRGNWEQSDTDFYLEEELDLGSGVFIPNAGLVNRFVFNQNVNSFYTQYGDKLGAFSYLAGLRLENTRLQGEIVGADVESLQEIVGEGIDINFDKNYLGLFPTLNLIYELAENENLTLGYNRRINRPRGRFINPFPSQSSRTNIFQGNPDLDPAFANAFDLGYLKRWEKLTLTSSIYYQKETNSFERVQEETGQVTSDGIVVIRSIPINLATNERVGAELGLLYNPAKWLRLNGSFNFFQFNSEGEFNGVDFGATNTSWFSRFSSKATLPGKIDWQTNAFYRGPTNNAQTENEGIFTLNLAFSKDILKDKGTLALNVSDLLNSRKRISSTVTPFFTSESEFQWRERQITLSFVYRINQNKKPERGGNRGNDDDDFEE, translated from the coding sequence ATGAAAAACATTTTCCTGTTACTCCTTCTATTATGTATTACTAGTATTAACGGTCAAAGACAAGGAGGGAATAAAGGGCAGCGACCCAGCCCTATAACAATAACAGGAAAAGTTATAGATCAAGAAACAAGCCAACCTTTAGAATACGCCACCTTTGTACTGCAAAGCATTAGAAATCCCGACAAAATAACAGGAGGAATCACTGACATAGATGGTATATTTAATGTAGAAACACCCCCTGGGAAATATAACTTAAGTATTGAATATATAGGGTATAAAACCTATAAGAGTGCTAATCAGGAAATCACGAAGAATACTGATATCGGTACTGTAAAGCTTCAAGTTTCCGCCGCACAATTAGAAGGGGTAGAAATTGTCGCTGAAAAAACTACCGTAGAAGTTAGGTTAGATAAAAAAGTATATAATGTTGGTAAAGACCTCACCAACAGTGGTGCCACCATAAGTGATGCCTTGGACAATATACCTTCCGTGACCGTAGATGTTGATGGTGCTGTGGCTTTAAGGGGTAACGGTAATGTGCGCATACTTATAAATGGAAGGCCTTCGGCTCTGGCAGGTTTTGGCTCAACAGATGCGCTCCGTCAACTCCCCGCAGATGCAATAGAAAAAGTAGAGGTTATTACAAGTCCGTCGGCACGGTACGATGCAGAAGGTACCGCAGGTATTTTGAATATCGTTTTGAAAAAAGAAAAAACCCGTGGGGTTAACGGTACAATTAATACCACTGTGGGTTTTCCCGCAGCAGCTTCACTTACTGCTAATCTTAACTTAAGAAAAGAAAAATACAATCTCTTTACTACCTTAGGATATTCCTATCGTGAACCACCAGGAAATGGTTTTGCCGACAACACTTACTTTAGCGATGCAAGTGAGTTTGATAGGATTATAGAAGAGCGAGATATCAACAGAATAAACAGCGGTTTTAATCTAAATTTAGGTGTCGAGTATTTTTTAACGGAAACCTCATCGATTACCGCAAGCGCCTTCGCTAGGACTAACGATGGAGAAGATATCACTGAAAATATTGCAACAGGATTCGTAGCGGCCGAAATTAACCGTATTGCGTTACGTGTGGAGGACGAGCAAGAAGAAGAGAAAAGCGCACAATTCTCCTTGAATTATAATAATGATTTTAATACCGAAGGACACAAGCTCACTGTAGACCTACAGCTTTCCTATGACGAAGAATTTAAACCAACACCGATTACAGAAAATCAAATCTTTCCCAGTACCGCACCCATCGCAAACCTTAATATAGAAGAATTAGAGCTGCAAAATGAATATTTGGCGCAGGTAGATTATGTGCTCCCTATGGGAGATGCGCAATTTGAAGCAGGATACCGAGGTAATTGGGAACAATCGGATACCGATTTTTATTTGGAAGAAGAACTCGATTTAGGTTCTGGCGTTTTTATCCCCAATGCAGGCCTCGTCAACCGCTTTGTATTTAACCAGAACGTGAATTCTTTTTACACACAATATGGAGATAAGTTAGGGGCTTTTTCTTATTTGGCCGGACTTAGATTGGAAAACACCCGACTTCAAGGAGAAATTGTAGGTGCGGACGTCGAAAGTTTGCAAGAGATAGTAGGCGAAGGAATAGATATTAATTTTGATAAGAATTATTTGGGCCTTTTCCCTACTCTAAACCTTATTTATGAGCTGGCAGAAAACGAGAATTTAACCTTAGGTTACAATAGAAGAATCAACAGGCCTAGAGGACGCTTTATTAATCCGTTCCCTTCACAATCTAGCCGGACCAATATTTTTCAAGGTAATCCGGATTTGGACCCTGCATTTGCAAATGCATTTGATCTTGGATACTTGAAACGATGGGAAAAATTAACTTTAACCTCATCTATCTATTACCAAAAAGAAACAAATTCTTTTGAACGTGTACAGGAAGAAACGGGACAAGTGACATCAGACGGTATTGTAGTTATCCGCTCTATCCCTATTAACCTAGCAACAAACGAGCGTGTGGGTGCGGAATTGGGATTGTTGTACAATCCGGCTAAATGGCTTCGGTTAAACGGTAGTTTTAATTTCTTTCAGTTTAATTCGGAAGGAGAATTCAACGGTGTTGATTTTGGGGCAACAAACACAAGTTGGTTTTCTAGATTTAGTTCAAAAGCAACCTTACCCGGTAAAATAGATTGGCAGACCAACGCCTTTTACCGTGGACCTACCAACAATGCACAAACTGAAAATGAAGGCATATTTACATTGAATTTAGCTTTTAGTAAGGATATTCTAAAGGATAAAGGTACGCTCGCGTTAAATGTTAGCGACCTATTAAATTCAAGGAAAAGAATTTCATCTACGGTAACCCCGTTTTTTACCTCGGAAAGTGAGTTTCAATGGAGAGAGCGTCAAATTACGCTTTCCTTTGTGTACCGTATAAACCAGAATAAGAAACCCGAGCGCGGAGGAAATCGAGGAAACGACGATGATGATTTTGAAGAATAA
- the fumC gene encoding class II fumarate hydratase: protein MEYRIEKDTMGQVKVPSDKYWGAQTERSRNNFKIGPVASMPLDIVYGFAYLKKAAAYTNCELGVLTESKRDLIAQVCDEILAGKHDDQFPLVIWQTGSGTQSNMNVNEVIANRAHEIAGHKIGEGEKTIQPNDDVNKSQSSNDTFPTGMHIAAYKKIVEVTIPGVTQLRDTLQEKSETFKSVVKIGRTHLMDATPLTLGQEFSGYVSQLDHGLVALKNTLGHLSELALGGTAVGTGLNTPKGYDVLVAKYIAEFSGLPFVTAKNKFEALAAHDAIVESHGALKQLAVSLNKIANDIRMMASGPRSGIGEIIIPANEPGSSIMPGKVNPTQCEALTMVCAQVMGNDVAIGVGGTQGHYELNVFKPMMAANILQSAQLIGDACVSFEENCAAGIAPNHSVIKELLNNSLMLVTALNTKIGYYKAADIANTAHKNGTTLKEEAINLGYVSAEDYDEWVKPEAMVGSLK, encoded by the coding sequence ATGGAATATAGAATTGAAAAAGATACCATGGGACAAGTAAAAGTTCCAAGTGATAAGTATTGGGGTGCCCAAACGGAGCGTTCTAGAAATAATTTTAAGATTGGGCCCGTAGCTTCTATGCCCTTGGACATTGTGTACGGTTTTGCCTATTTAAAGAAAGCTGCTGCCTATACCAATTGTGAACTTGGCGTTTTAACCGAATCCAAACGCGATTTAATAGCCCAAGTATGTGATGAAATATTGGCAGGTAAGCATGATGACCAGTTTCCATTGGTCATTTGGCAAACTGGCTCTGGAACACAGAGTAATATGAACGTAAACGAGGTTATTGCCAATAGGGCACATGAGATAGCCGGCCATAAAATTGGTGAAGGCGAAAAAACCATACAACCCAACGATGATGTCAATAAATCGCAATCCTCTAATGATACCTTCCCTACGGGCATGCATATTGCCGCCTACAAGAAAATTGTGGAAGTAACGATTCCTGGTGTCACTCAGTTACGAGACACTTTACAGGAAAAGAGTGAAACATTCAAGTCCGTTGTAAAAATCGGAAGAACGCATCTTATGGATGCCACTCCCCTAACCCTTGGTCAGGAATTTTCCGGTTATGTTTCTCAGCTAGATCACGGTCTAGTGGCCTTAAAAAACACCTTAGGCCACTTAAGTGAATTAGCACTGGGCGGAACCGCGGTAGGAACTGGACTCAATACGCCAAAGGGGTATGATGTCCTGGTGGCAAAATATATTGCTGAATTCTCCGGTCTTCCATTTGTAACGGCCAAGAATAAATTTGAGGCACTAGCAGCGCATGATGCTATTGTTGAAAGTCATGGGGCGCTTAAACAATTAGCAGTTTCATTGAATAAGATAGCGAACGATATTCGCATGATGGCCTCGGGGCCAAGATCGGGTATCGGAGAAATAATTATCCCAGCCAATGAACCCGGCAGTTCGATCATGCCCGGAAAGGTGAACCCTACGCAATGCGAGGCCCTGACCATGGTCTGTGCACAAGTAATGGGTAACGATGTGGCCATAGGTGTTGGAGGTACACAAGGACATTATGAATTAAATGTTTTTAAGCCGATGATGGCCGCTAACATTTTACAGTCCGCTCAGTTAATAGGAGATGCTTGCGTAAGCTTTGAAGAAAACTGTGCTGCGGGTATAGCACCGAATCATTCCGTAATCAAAGAATTATTGAACAACTCCTTGATGTTGGTGACCGCATTAAATACCAAAATTGGATACTATAAAGCGGCGGATATAGCCAATACAGCGCATAAGAATGGAACTACTTTAAAAGAAGAAGCTATTAATTTAGGCTACGTAAGTGCTGAAGATTATGATGAATGGGTAAAGCCCGAAGCTATGGTAGGTAGTTTAAAATAG
- a CDS encoding GNAT family N-acetyltransferase, whose translation MVNIVPFQREYATAFRDLNMAWLKEYFYIEPKDRMLLEHCQEHIIDKGGHIFIALIENRPVGCFSLIPISAKIFELGKMAVSQENQGEGIGQQLLTFAIDFAKQRNWEKIILYSSTKLPSALYIYRKYGFKTVALEKNLPYARSDIKMELNLIPVIEK comes from the coding sequence ATGGTTAACATAGTCCCATTTCAAAGAGAGTATGCTACGGCTTTTAGAGACTTGAATATGGCGTGGCTCAAGGAATATTTTTATATAGAGCCAAAAGACAGGATGTTATTGGAGCACTGCCAAGAGCACATTATTGATAAGGGAGGGCATATTTTCATTGCCTTAATAGAAAACCGTCCTGTGGGTTGCTTTTCGCTTATTCCCATCTCAGCTAAAATTTTTGAACTTGGAAAAATGGCCGTTTCCCAGGAAAACCAGGGAGAAGGAATAGGACAACAATTACTCACTTTTGCCATAGACTTTGCAAAACAACGGAATTGGGAAAAAATCATTCTCTACTCTAGTACAAAATTACCGAGCGCACTTTATATTTATAGAAAGTATGGATTTAAAACCGTTGCACTGGAAAAAAATTTACCTTATGCCAGAAGTGATATAAAAATGGAATTAAATTTGATTCCCGTAATTGAAAAATAA
- a CDS encoding MBL fold metallo-hydrolase, translating into MKKISVSLVLLSVLILGCKETNKSQIVQTAALPGNEAVTENSELKIIPISHATTVLEWDDIVIYVDPVGGAEAFSSQKDPDLILITDIHGDHFNLETLQGLNTMKSKIVVPQAVANKMSDEFVPQLDILNNGDTKERFDIDIKAIPMYNLREEALKFHEKGRGNGYVLTKEGQSLYFSGDTEDIPEMRALENIDKAFICMNLPYTMTEESAASAVLQFKPKQVYPYHYRGRPDVSDVAKFKKIVNNGNQDIEVVQLDWYPNEDY; encoded by the coding sequence ATGAAAAAGATTAGTGTCAGTCTAGTATTACTATCAGTGCTAATATTAGGCTGTAAAGAAACGAACAAATCCCAGATAGTGCAAACTGCGGCATTACCCGGTAATGAGGCTGTGACGGAGAATTCCGAATTAAAAATAATACCTATTTCTCATGCTACGACAGTTTTAGAGTGGGACGATATTGTCATCTACGTTGATCCCGTAGGAGGTGCTGAAGCCTTTTCATCTCAAAAAGACCCCGATCTCATATTGATAACGGACATTCACGGCGATCACTTTAACTTAGAAACTCTACAAGGACTCAATACTATGAAGTCCAAAATTGTTGTACCACAGGCCGTGGCCAATAAAATGTCTGATGAATTTGTACCACAACTGGATATTCTAAATAACGGTGATACAAAAGAACGTTTTGACATTGACATCAAGGCCATACCCATGTACAATTTGCGAGAAGAAGCCTTGAAGTTCCATGAAAAAGGCAGGGGTAACGGTTATGTCTTGACAAAGGAAGGCCAAAGTCTTTATTTTTCAGGAGATACCGAGGATATTCCGGAAATGAGAGCCTTAGAAAATATAGATAAGGCTTTCATCTGTATGAACCTCCCCTATACCATGACAGAAGAAAGTGCTGCGAGTGCAGTGCTCCAGTTTAAGCCTAAACAAGTATATCCTTACCATTACAGAGGAAGACCTGATGTGAGTGATGTAGCAAAATTCAAAAAAATCGTCAATAATGGAAATCAGGACATTGAAGTAGTTCAGCTAGATTGGTATCCCAATGAGGATTACTAA
- the ettA gene encoding energy-dependent translational throttle protein EttA: MSDDKKVIFSMSGLTKTYKNANTPVLKNIYLSFFYGAKIGILGLNGSGKSTLLKIIAGVDKNFQGDVVFSPGYNVGYLEQEPELDENKTVLEIVKEGVAETVAILDEYNKINDMFGLPEVYEDADKMQKLMDKQALLQDKIDASNAWELDTKLEIAMDALRTPDSDKKIGVLSGGERRRVALCRLLLQEPEILLLDEPTNHLDAESVHWLEHYLAQYKGTVIAVTHDRYFLDNVAGWILELDRGEGIPWKGNYSSWLDQKSKRLAQESKTASKRQKTLERELEWVRQGAKGRQTKQKARLKNYDKLMSQDQKQLDEKLEIYIPNGPRLGTNVIEAKGVSKAYDDKLLYEDLAFNLPQAGIVGIIGPNGAGKTTIFRMIMGEETPDKGEFIVGDTAKIAYVDQSHANIDPEKTIWQNFSDEQELVMMGGRQVNSRAYLSRFNFSGSEQNKKVNMLSGGERNRLHLAMTLKEEGNVLLLDEPTNDLDVNTLRALEEGLENFAGCAVVISHDRWFLDRICTHILAFEGDSQVYFFEGSFSDYEENRKKRLGADIMPKRIKYKKLIR, translated from the coding sequence ATGTCTGACGATAAGAAGGTCATTTTTTCTATGTCCGGTTTAACCAAAACCTACAAGAATGCGAATACGCCTGTTCTAAAGAACATTTATTTAAGCTTCTTCTACGGAGCAAAAATTGGTATTTTGGGCCTGAACGGTTCAGGTAAATCCACCTTACTCAAGATAATCGCAGGAGTCGATAAAAATTTTCAGGGTGATGTAGTTTTCTCTCCTGGGTATAATGTAGGCTACTTAGAACAGGAGCCGGAGTTGGACGAAAATAAAACGGTTCTTGAGATTGTTAAAGAAGGTGTCGCTGAAACCGTGGCCATTTTAGATGAATATAACAAAATCAATGACATGTTTGGGCTTCCGGAAGTTTATGAAGATGCTGATAAGATGCAGAAACTTATGGATAAACAAGCTTTGTTGCAAGATAAGATAGACGCCTCCAACGCTTGGGAGTTAGATACCAAGTTAGAGATCGCTATGGATGCCCTAAGAACACCTGATTCGGATAAGAAAATAGGAGTGCTATCCGGTGGGGAACGCAGAAGGGTCGCCCTATGTAGATTACTGCTTCAAGAGCCGGAGATTTTACTTTTAGATGAGCCTACGAACCATTTAGATGCTGAATCCGTACATTGGTTAGAACATTATTTGGCCCAATATAAAGGCACGGTAATCGCAGTTACGCACGATAGGTACTTCCTGGACAATGTTGCGGGATGGATTTTGGAACTGGATAGGGGAGAAGGCATTCCTTGGAAAGGGAATTATTCTTCTTGGCTAGACCAGAAATCGAAACGCTTGGCCCAAGAAAGTAAAACGGCCTCTAAAAGACAGAAGACTTTAGAGCGAGAGCTGGAGTGGGTAAGGCAAGGAGCAAAAGGAAGACAGACCAAACAAAAGGCACGTTTGAAGAACTATGACAAATTGATGAGCCAGGATCAAAAGCAGCTGGACGAGAAACTGGAAATATATATTCCCAACGGTCCTAGACTAGGTACAAACGTTATCGAGGCCAAAGGTGTAAGCAAGGCATATGACGACAAGTTGCTCTATGAGGATTTAGCTTTCAACCTGCCACAAGCGGGTATAGTAGGTATTATTGGTCCTAATGGTGCTGGTAAAACGACTATATTTAGAATGATAATGGGAGAAGAAACGCCCGATAAGGGAGAGTTCATCGTAGGTGATACCGCTAAAATTGCCTATGTAGACCAGAGTCACGCTAACATAGATCCTGAAAAAACTATTTGGCAAAATTTCAGTGATGAACAAGAACTCGTTATGATGGGGGGCAGACAAGTTAACTCCAGAGCGTATTTAAGTAGATTCAATTTTTCAGGAAGTGAGCAGAACAAAAAGGTAAATATGCTTTCCGGTGGAGAGCGAAACCGATTACACCTGGCCATGACCTTAAAAGAAGAGGGTAATGTTTTACTTTTAGATGAACCAACGAACGATCTGGACGTAAATACCTTACGAGCCCTAGAAGAGGGCTTGGAAAACTTTGCTGGTTGTGCTGTTGTGATATCTCACGATAGATGGTTTTTAGATAGGATTTGTACCCACATTTTGGCTTTTGAGGGTGATTCGCAAGTATATTTCTTTGAAGGTTCTTTCTCTGATTACGAAGAGAACAGAAAGAAACGTTTAGGTGCGGATATTATGCCGAAGCGAATTAAATACAAAAAGCTGATTCGATAG
- a CDS encoding CAL67264 family membrane protein: protein MSMNKNTVLAWATWIMIGVGLGLIALGAFRYDDVAGWGFASVGVGFFAIAWVFNALKGRV, encoded by the coding sequence ATGAGCATGAATAAGAATACAGTATTGGCATGGGCAACTTGGATTATGATAGGAGTTGGGCTTGGACTTATTGCCTTAGGAGCCTTTAGATATGATGATGTTGCCGGATGGGGTTTTGCCTCTGTAGGCGTTGGTTTTTTTGCCATTGCTTGGGTATTCAATGCATTGAAGGGTAGGGTTTAA
- a CDS encoding Gfo/Idh/MocA family protein, with protein MDKLQTPFRMIRWGIVGAGNIAHTFAKDMALVKDNAITAVASRDVTKAQEFAAHYNAPHAFGSYEDLFKSDTVDVVYIATPHTSHAALSIMAMDYKKHVLCEKPLGINGAEVARMLEKAKENKVFLMEALWTRFNPTIRKVKELVENGEIGTLGYLKADFAFYGLDRDEKGRILNPALAGGSILDIGIYPIFLAYLLLGMPDNITAKSNFHKTGVEVQTSMIFEYEQAQAILYSGLSSNSEMKAEIAGSKGSIYIKPRWHETFGYIVQKGQEMTDVEVGKVGKGYSYEIQEVQHCLEAGLLQSQLWSHKNSTDLCALLDTVRNKAGVRFPFEG; from the coding sequence TTGGATAAACTTCAAACACCTTTTAGAATGATACGATGGGGAATTGTAGGAGCCGGTAATATTGCTCACACCTTTGCTAAGGATATGGCTTTGGTGAAGGATAATGCCATTACTGCGGTAGCATCAAGAGATGTAACAAAAGCACAGGAATTTGCTGCTCATTATAACGCTCCACACGCTTTTGGAAGCTATGAAGACCTTTTTAAAAGTGATACTGTAGATGTGGTTTACATCGCTACGCCACACACATCGCACGCAGCACTGAGTATTATGGCGATGGATTATAAAAAACATGTGCTCTGCGAAAAACCTTTAGGCATAAATGGTGCAGAGGTGGCCCGTATGCTCGAAAAAGCTAAGGAGAATAAGGTTTTTTTAATGGAAGCCTTATGGACCCGATTTAATCCTACCATTAGAAAGGTAAAGGAACTTGTTGAAAATGGTGAAATAGGTACCCTTGGTTATTTAAAGGCCGATTTTGCCTTCTATGGATTGGATAGGGATGAGAAGGGAAGAATTTTAAATCCAGCTTTGGCAGGGGGCTCTATATTGGATATTGGAATCTATCCTATTTTTCTGGCTTATCTCCTATTAGGAATGCCAGATAACATTACGGCAAAATCAAATTTTCATAAAACCGGGGTTGAAGTTCAGACTTCCATGATTTTCGAATATGAGCAAGCACAAGCCATACTTTATAGCGGTTTATCTTCTAATTCGGAGATGAAGGCGGAGATAGCCGGCAGCAAAGGGTCTATCTATATAAAACCTAGATGGCATGAAACTTTTGGATATATCGTACAAAAAGGGCAGGAAATGACGGATGTTGAGGTTGGTAAAGTTGGCAAGGGATACTCCTATGAAATTCAAGAGGTACAGCACTGTCTGGAAGCAGGTTTATTGCAAAGTCAACTTTGGAGCCATAAGAATAGTACCGATTTGTGTGCGCTATTGGATACGGTAAGGAACAAAGCCGGTGTAAGATTCCCATTTGAAGGGTAA
- a CDS encoding acyl-CoA carboxylase subunit beta, which produces MDIKFNKNEDVNKLMLSELRKKLAEVALGGGKARIEKQHKQGKMTARERIDYLLDNTSQSIEIGAFVGDGMYEEHGGCPSGGVVIKMGYVSGKQCLVVANDATVKAGAWFPITAKKNLRAQEIAIENKLPIIYLVDSAGVYLPMQDEIFPDKEHFGRIFRNNAIMSSMGITQISAVMGSCVAGGAYLPIMSDEALIVDKTGSIFLAGSYLVKAAIGESIDNETLGGATTHCEISGVTDYKAKDDGAALDTIKNIMDKIGDATKAGFNRKETAAPKKDPKDIYGILPGSRAEQYDMMEIIQRLVDDSEFEAYKDGYGQSILTGYARIDGWAVGIVANQRKVVKTKKGEMQFGGVIYSDSADKATRFIANCNQKKIPLVFLQDVTGFMVGSKSEHGGIIKDGAKMVNAVSNSVVPKFTIVIGNSYGAGNYAMCGKAYDPRFIVAWPSAELAVMSGNSAAKVLLQIEKASLKKKGETITEAKEKELFDKIKKRYDRQVSPYYAAARLWTDAIIDPLDTRKWVSMGIEAANHAPIEKAFNMGVLQV; this is translated from the coding sequence ATGGATATTAAGTTCAATAAAAACGAAGACGTAAATAAATTGATGCTTTCCGAGCTTCGAAAAAAACTAGCCGAGGTTGCTTTAGGAGGTGGTAAAGCCAGAATTGAGAAGCAACACAAGCAAGGGAAAATGACCGCTCGCGAGCGTATCGATTATTTATTGGACAATACATCCCAAAGTATAGAAATAGGAGCATTCGTAGGGGATGGCATGTACGAAGAACACGGGGGATGTCCATCTGGTGGAGTTGTCATAAAGATGGGTTATGTTTCGGGAAAACAATGCTTGGTAGTTGCTAACGATGCTACGGTTAAGGCAGGAGCCTGGTTTCCCATAACCGCCAAAAAGAACTTACGGGCCCAGGAAATTGCTATTGAAAATAAATTACCGATTATCTACTTGGTGGACAGCGCAGGGGTTTACCTGCCTATGCAGGATGAAATTTTTCCGGATAAGGAACATTTTGGACGCATCTTCCGCAATAATGCCATTATGAGCAGCATGGGAATCACGCAAATCTCTGCCGTCATGGGTAGTTGTGTGGCGGGTGGTGCCTATTTGCCCATTATGAGCGATGAGGCTCTAATCGTAGATAAAACCGGTAGTATCTTTTTAGCGGGAAGTTATCTGGTAAAAGCTGCTATTGGGGAAAGTATAGACAATGAAACCTTAGGAGGTGCCACCACGCATTGCGAAATCAGCGGTGTTACGGATTATAAGGCAAAAGATGATGGGGCTGCACTTGATACCATTAAAAACATAATGGATAAAATAGGTGATGCGACCAAGGCCGGCTTTAACCGCAAGGAGACCGCAGCACCTAAGAAAGACCCAAAGGATATTTACGGCATATTACCGGGTTCTAGAGCCGAGCAATATGACATGATGGAAATTATACAACGCCTGGTGGACGATTCGGAATTTGAGGCATATAAGGATGGTTACGGACAGAGCATCCTAACGGGCTATGCTCGGATTGATGGTTGGGCAGTAGGTATTGTCGCCAATCAACGAAAGGTGGTCAAGACCAAAAAAGGAGAAATGCAATTTGGAGGAGTCATCTATTCGGACTCTGCGGATAAAGCAACACGTTTTATAGCCAATTGTAACCAAAAAAAGATTCCACTGGTATTTTTACAGGACGTAACCGGATTTATGGTGGGGAGTAAGAGTGAACATGGTGGAATCATAAAAGACGGAGCCAAAATGGTGAACGCGGTCAGTAATTCCGTGGTGCCTAAATTCACCATCGTTATTGGCAACAGCTATGGTGCGGGGAATTACGCCATGTGCGGAAAAGCCTATGACCCCAGATTTATCGTCGCATGGCCAAGTGCGGAGTTAGCGGTTATGAGCGGAAATTCTGCGGCAAAAGTACTTTTACAGATTGAAAAAGCTTCCTTGAAGAAGAAGGGTGAAACGATAACCGAAGCCAAAGAAAAAGAACTGTTCGATAAAATCAAGAAACGCTATGACCGGCAAGTATCACCTTATTACGCTGCGGCCCGTTTATGGACCGATGCCATCATAGACCCACTTGATACTAGAAAATGGGTTTCAATGGGTATAGAAGCTGCCAATCATGCACCGATTGAAAAGGCTTTTAATATGGGCGTTTTACAGGTATAA